One genomic window of Sphingopyxis sp. OPL5 includes the following:
- a CDS encoding DUF4019 domain-containing protein, producing MTAAIQTLTEKEKETLRLLVSGYDAKSMASHLGLSVHTINERLRDARRKMAVSSSREAARQLRDIEHEDPKTLGDKGFGGAGAVGVEEVPTSTEAPRMVRPLGWIIGGLLMSLSLALLAFSSMTGTAGAPAAAPSTAPAESAAVGAARDWLAMVEKGDWNGSWEATGQAFKALNTAETWTRVAQQVQGPLGAVRSRVLLSEQEVPAPPYGYQMVKFRTDYANKAGAIETLSLVREGGAWRVVGVTVE from the coding sequence ATGACCGCAGCTATTCAGACCCTCACCGAAAAGGAAAAGGAGACGCTGCGCCTGCTGGTCAGCGGCTATGACGCGAAATCGATGGCAAGCCACCTCGGGCTTTCGGTCCACACGATCAACGAACGGCTGCGCGACGCGCGGCGCAAGATGGCGGTTTCGAGCAGCCGCGAGGCGGCACGGCAACTGCGCGACATCGAGCACGAAGATCCCAAAACGCTTGGGGACAAGGGTTTCGGGGGTGCGGGCGCCGTCGGGGTCGAGGAGGTTCCGACATCCACCGAGGCGCCCCGCATGGTGCGGCCGCTCGGCTGGATTATCGGAGGTCTTCTCATGTCGCTTAGCCTTGCCCTGCTCGCTTTTTCGTCGATGACCGGCACCGCCGGTGCGCCCGCCGCGGCGCCGTCCACCGCCCCCGCCGAAAGCGCTGCGGTCGGCGCGGCGCGCGACTGGCTCGCGATGGTCGAAAAGGGCGACTGGAACGGCAGCTGGGAGGCGACCGGGCAGGCGTTTAAGGCGCTCAACACCGCCGAGACCTGGACCAGGGTGGCGCAGCAGGTGCAGGGGCCGCTCGGCGCGGTCCGGTCGCGGGTGCTGCTGAGCGAGCAGGAGGTGCCCGCGCCGCCCTATGGCTATCAGATGGTCAAGTTCCGCACCGATTATGCCAACAAGGCGGGGGCGATCGAGACGCTGTCGTTGGTGCGCGAGGGCGGCGCCTGGCGGGTTGTTGGGGTGACGGTGGAGTAG
- a CDS encoding DUF1963 domain-containing protein, giving the protein MSQVQSALLMLVAATLLFAAIVTFVWRRSRPVPEPRAPKTPREPRAPREPGESRLPRLPRRDREVEAPVEMSAARLARISARPPFERLTEAEAEAEYRTAPAAEAPALAADRPAPETPEPAPPSEADRAMVGQMLESMVAQVEHEADLVERRGTEPVAVRLVPQIPPRMGEIATSWLGGRPRLEPGMAWPEIREVRGEFIAQIACADLPADIWDGLGPRRGSLAFFIHPRDGDVAVVHVHAAGDPVDPPHPFDPGGSFFAPNGGLRFGDLMPFTRHAFPEWPVDLVAVRPGDDDPRADENEEGDDESVGTRLYRSGYDVADPAFHPFDWDSMTAMVEILAMRIERFWKDVDGPSPIDTQLASVERRLAKHDAGDKDPLGREGLVNMQASLQELHDAAAAARAANYVARIRAEEIIAIVRESAPKMDFSANDAAAVMDALHAIRWTKVNRKTDPDGRPGAERIESLEIPLTTHHPDAPLWVHDYLTIWFDHAKHAYAANPDTLSDAARTVFEPWARDLAAREMPSIGHIPFRYVHDYDDETHATLLELPSSGLMSWIFGDVDHLVLTLRKADLAAGRWDRPLVQVSN; this is encoded by the coding sequence ATGAGTCAGGTCCAATCGGCCCTATTGATGCTGGTGGCGGCAACGCTCCTCTTCGCCGCGATCGTCACTTTTGTCTGGCGCCGCAGCCGGCCCGTCCCCGAACCGCGCGCGCCGAAAACGCCCCGCGAACCCCGCGCGCCGCGCGAACCGGGCGAAAGCCGCCTGCCGCGCCTGCCGCGCCGCGACCGCGAGGTCGAAGCCCCGGTCGAAATGTCCGCCGCCCGCCTCGCCCGGATCAGCGCCCGGCCGCCGTTCGAACGGCTGACCGAAGCCGAGGCCGAGGCCGAATATAGAACCGCCCCCGCCGCCGAGGCTCCCGCGCTCGCCGCCGACCGCCCGGCCCCCGAAACGCCCGAACCCGCACCGCCAAGCGAAGCCGACCGCGCCATGGTTGGCCAGATGCTCGAATCGATGGTCGCGCAGGTCGAGCATGAGGCCGATCTGGTCGAACGCCGCGGCACCGAGCCCGTCGCGGTCCGCCTCGTGCCGCAAATCCCGCCGCGCATGGGCGAAATCGCGACGAGCTGGCTCGGCGGCCGCCCGCGGCTCGAACCCGGCATGGCCTGGCCCGAAATCCGCGAGGTCCGCGGCGAGTTCATCGCGCAGATCGCCTGCGCCGACCTGCCCGCCGACATCTGGGACGGCCTCGGCCCGCGCCGCGGCAGCCTCGCCTTCTTCATCCACCCGCGCGACGGCGATGTCGCGGTGGTCCATGTCCATGCCGCCGGCGACCCGGTCGACCCGCCGCACCCCTTCGATCCCGGCGGCAGCTTCTTCGCGCCGAACGGCGGGCTGCGCTTCGGCGACCTGATGCCCTTCACCCGCCACGCCTTTCCCGAATGGCCGGTCGACCTCGTCGCCGTCCGCCCCGGCGACGACGATCCGCGCGCGGACGAAAATGAAGAGGGCGACGACGAGAGCGTCGGCACCCGCCTCTATCGCAGCGGCTACGACGTCGCCGACCCCGCCTTCCATCCCTTCGACTGGGACAGCATGACCGCGATGGTCGAAATCCTCGCGATGCGGATCGAGCGGTTCTGGAAAGACGTCGACGGCCCCTCGCCGATCGACACCCAGCTCGCCAGCGTCGAGCGCCGCCTCGCCAAGCACGACGCGGGGGACAAGGACCCGCTCGGCCGCGAAGGCCTCGTCAACATGCAGGCTTCGCTGCAGGAATTGCACGACGCCGCCGCGGCGGCGCGCGCGGCGAACTATGTCGCACGCATCCGCGCCGAGGAGATCATCGCGATCGTCCGCGAAAGCGCCCCCAAGATGGATTTCTCGGCGAACGACGCCGCCGCCGTCATGGACGCGCTGCACGCGATTCGCTGGACCAAGGTCAACCGCAAGACCGACCCCGACGGTCGTCCGGGCGCCGAGCGGATCGAAAGCCTGGAGATCCCGCTCACCACCCATCATCCCGACGCACCGCTGTGGGTCCACGACTATCTGACCATCTGGTTCGACCATGCCAAACACGCCTATGCCGCAAACCCCGACACGCTGTCCGATGCCGCGCGCACGGTCTTCGAACCCTGGGCGCGGGACCTCGCGGCGCGCGAGATGCCCAGCATCGGCCACATCCCCTTCCGCTATGTCCACGATTATGACGACGAAACCCACGCGACGCTGCTCGAACTGCCGTCGAGCGGGTTGATGAGCTGGATTTTCGGCGACGTCGACCATCTGGTGCTGACGCTGCGCAAGGCCGATCTCGCCGCCGGGCGCTGGGACCGGCCGCTGGTTCAGGTCAGCAACTGA
- the phbB gene encoding acetoacetyl-CoA reductase, translated as MSRVAIVTGGSRGIGEAISLKLKEQGVTVVANYGGDDAKAREFSGRTGIAARKWDVGDHQACLDNCAAIAAEFGPVDIVVNNAGITRDGTLARMSYDDWHDVMRVNLGGCFNMAKACFPGMVERGWGRIVNIGSINGQAGQYGQVNYAAAKSGIHGFTKALAQEGAKKGVTVNAIAPGYIDTDMVAAVPAPVLEKIVAKIPVGRLGQADEIARGVAFLCSEDAGFVTGSTMSINGGQHMY; from the coding sequence ATGTCACGCGTAGCGATCGTCACCGGGGGCAGCCGCGGTATCGGTGAGGCGATCAGCCTCAAGCTCAAAGAACAGGGCGTCACGGTCGTCGCCAACTATGGGGGCGATGACGCAAAAGCGCGCGAGTTCAGCGGCCGCACCGGCATCGCGGCGCGCAAATGGGACGTCGGCGACCATCAGGCCTGCCTCGACAATTGCGCCGCGATCGCCGCCGAATTCGGCCCGGTCGACATCGTCGTCAACAACGCCGGCATCACCCGCGACGGCACCCTCGCGCGCATGAGCTACGACGACTGGCACGACGTCATGCGCGTCAATCTCGGCGGCTGCTTCAACATGGCGAAGGCTTGCTTTCCCGGCATGGTCGAACGCGGCTGGGGCCGCATCGTCAATATCGGCTCGATCAACGGCCAGGCCGGCCAATATGGCCAGGTCAATTATGCCGCAGCGAAATCGGGCATCCACGGCTTCACCAAGGCGCTGGCGCAGGAAGGCGCCAAGAAGGGCGTCACCGTCAACGCGATCGCGCCGGGCTATATCGACACCGACATGGTCGCCGCGGTCCCCGCCCCCGTACTCGAAAAGATCGTCGCGAAGATTCCGGTAGGCCGCCTCGGCCAGGCCGACGAAATCGCGCGCGGGGTGGCGTTTTTGTGCAGCGAGGATGCGGGGTTCGTGACGGGGTCGACGATGTCGATCAATGGGGGGCAGCATATGTACTGA
- a CDS encoding NAD-glutamate dehydrogenase, whose amino-acid sequence MPQNIAETAEAEHEAAAAAPVPAKIAKAYQAALHGSALPGEGDDLDSAALKAAGEFAARASLDRAPGVPSLLLEPMVADGTDRRMRLAVVNDDMPFLVDSVSQIVGAQGLVIHRILHPVVAATRDAKGGLTGADSATPGCANRESVIYMELERGDARARRRLLDGLEAALADVRAAVADWKAMRAAMLADAAMRADGEAAELLRWFEGGAMTQLGHEWRTRDGAVEQPLGVSASGTSQLLSPTALEAAFAWFDAGGASPLLIKSNRLSAVHRRVLLDLVIVPEMKGKTVEKLSIHAGLWTSAALSARPDKVPVLRAQLDALMAKFGFDPTGHAGKALAHALTALPHDLLIAFDAQSLEDLVLTSMSITDRPRPKLVMVRSALGRHLFVFVWLPRDEVSTGRRLAVESLLVREAKAGVIGWTMVLEDGGAALLRFTLDLRSGGVVPDAEALNAQLEQMVRGWQPEVEAALAKRGDPGRAAALASRFAPLFPPNYRNLYDPEEASRDILRLRDLDAENPRSVRLARKSLDGDDKLRLKVYSAVGPLALSDVVPALEHFGFEVLEEIPTTLGASRIPGTERDDEIPVVIHDFTLKLPASVDELALIAHTEVIEKAIAAVLDGNAENDAFNELVLVTQTDPQAIIWLRAWFRYMRQGGSSYGMDTVVAALRHAPDLTGALVERFCALHDPAKRDDARADYLDKEIQAGFAAIKSIDDDRILRLFHAVIGATLRTNAFAPAAAEALAFKIDSSLVPGLPKPLPWREVWVYSPRVEGTHLRAGPVARGGLRWSDRRDDFRTEILGLMKAQRVKNAVIVPTGAKGGFYPKALPDAALDRDAWFAEGTECYRIFIRSLLSITDNLVAGKVIHPDGVVIHDGEDPYFVVAADKGTATFSDVANGLAMERDFWLGDAFASGGSKGYDHKAMGITAKGAWVSVQRHFAEMGVDVQTDSIRVVGCGDMSGDVFGNGMLLSKAIQLVAAFDHRHIFLDPDPDPAKSWKERARMFQLPRSSWEDYDKKLISHGGGVYPRSQKIIDVSPEVGYALGIEPGPIEPGALISAILKAPADLLWFGGIGTYVKAAAQNNAEVGDPANDALRVDGEDLRVKAVGEGANLGVTQAARIAFSGRGGRINTDFIDNSAGVDCSDNEVNIKIALNREMAEGRLAQDDRDALLVRMTDNVSALVLEDNRLQALALSIAEKGGSAAVPSLVRIMETFEASGRLDRKVEGLAANDELLRRAAEGRGLTRPELAVLLSTSKLALQDAIENSDLPDDPALGSDLAAAFPEEMQRDFAGAIADHQLRREIIATKLANRIINRMGVVHPLELVEEEGCSLGDVAAAFVAVERLLDMHDLWASLDSAKIDEAIRLSLFTQAASAMASQMADLLRVSANNAQPGPTVARLEPGVDRLMARVDGLLSPSVRRQWDMLSQQLLDAGAPEALASSVVRLFKTDGAIGIVDLAARRGDDEVAVTHAFTHLGEALGLDWAQTLAAHMSPADPWERLLVNSLARDFQQMRLSFLAGLPAGDLDAAVTGWLAEQAPRVAQFRATVDRARTIPNPNGAMLSHIAGQARGLLGR is encoded by the coding sequence ATGCCCCAGAATATTGCCGAAACCGCCGAAGCCGAGCACGAGGCCGCGGCGGCCGCTCCTGTTCCTGCGAAGATCGCCAAGGCCTATCAGGCCGCGCTGCACGGCAGCGCGCTGCCCGGCGAGGGCGACGACCTCGACTCCGCGGCGCTGAAGGCGGCGGGCGAATTCGCCGCGCGCGCCTCGCTCGACCGCGCGCCGGGTGTCCCGTCGCTGCTGCTCGAACCGATGGTCGCCGACGGCACCGACCGGCGGATGCGGCTCGCGGTGGTCAACGACGACATGCCCTTCCTCGTCGATTCGGTGTCGCAGATCGTCGGCGCGCAAGGGCTGGTGATCCACCGCATCCTGCATCCGGTGGTCGCCGCGACACGCGACGCCAAGGGCGGGCTGACCGGTGCCGATAGCGCGACCCCGGGCTGCGCGAACCGCGAATCGGTGATCTATATGGAACTGGAGCGCGGCGACGCCCGCGCCCGCCGCCGCCTGCTCGACGGCCTCGAAGCCGCGCTGGCCGATGTCCGCGCCGCGGTCGCCGACTGGAAGGCGATGCGCGCCGCGATGCTCGCCGACGCCGCGATGCGCGCCGACGGCGAGGCCGCCGAACTGCTGCGCTGGTTCGAGGGCGGGGCGATGACCCAGCTCGGCCATGAATGGCGCACCCGCGACGGCGCGGTCGAACAGCCGCTGGGGGTCAGCGCGAGCGGCACCAGCCAGCTGCTGTCGCCGACCGCGCTCGAAGCCGCCTTCGCCTGGTTCGATGCCGGCGGCGCGTCGCCGCTGCTGATCAAGTCGAACCGCCTGTCGGCGGTCCACCGCCGCGTGCTGCTCGACCTGGTGATCGTGCCCGAGATGAAGGGCAAGACGGTCGAAAAATTGTCGATCCATGCCGGGCTGTGGACGAGCGCGGCGCTGTCGGCGCGACCCGACAAGGTGCCGGTGCTGCGCGCGCAGCTCGACGCGCTGATGGCGAAATTCGGTTTCGACCCGACCGGCCACGCCGGCAAGGCGCTGGCGCATGCGCTGACCGCGCTGCCGCACGATTTGCTGATCGCGTTCGACGCCCAGTCGCTCGAAGACCTGGTCCTGACCTCGATGTCGATCACCGACCGGCCGCGGCCGAAGCTGGTGATGGTGCGCAGCGCGCTGGGGCGGCATCTGTTCGTCTTTGTCTGGCTGCCGCGCGACGAGGTGTCGACCGGGCGCCGGCTGGCGGTCGAATCGCTGCTGGTGCGCGAGGCCAAGGCCGGGGTGATCGGCTGGACGATGGTGCTCGAGGATGGCGGCGCGGCGCTGCTGCGCTTCACGCTCGACCTGCGCAGCGGCGGGGTGGTGCCCGATGCCGAGGCGCTCAACGCCCAGCTCGAACAGATGGTGCGCGGCTGGCAACCCGAGGTCGAGGCGGCGCTGGCCAAGCGCGGCGATCCCGGCCGCGCGGCGGCGCTGGCGTCGCGCTTCGCGCCGCTCTTCCCGCCCAATTACCGCAACCTCTATGATCCCGAGGAAGCGTCGCGCGACATCCTGCGGCTGCGCGACCTCGATGCCGAGAATCCGCGCAGCGTGCGGCTGGCGCGCAAGAGCCTCGACGGCGACGACAAGCTGCGGCTGAAAGTCTATAGCGCGGTCGGTCCGCTGGCGCTGTCCGATGTCGTGCCTGCGCTCGAACATTTCGGCTTCGAGGTGCTCGAGGAGATTCCGACGACGCTGGGCGCGAGCCGCATTCCCGGCACCGAACGCGACGACGAGATCCCCGTCGTGATCCACGATTTCACGCTGAAGCTGCCGGCGTCGGTCGACGAGCTGGCGCTGATTGCGCATACCGAGGTGATCGAAAAGGCGATCGCGGCGGTGCTGGACGGTAACGCGGAAAATGACGCGTTCAACGAGCTGGTGCTGGTGACGCAGACCGATCCGCAGGCGATCATATGGCTGCGCGCCTGGTTCCGCTACATGCGCCAGGGCGGGTCGAGTTACGGCATGGACACGGTGGTCGCGGCGCTGCGCCACGCCCCCGACCTGACCGGGGCGCTGGTCGAGCGCTTCTGCGCGCTCCACGATCCGGCGAAGCGCGACGATGCGCGCGCCGACTATCTCGACAAGGAAATCCAGGCCGGCTTCGCCGCGATCAAGTCGATCGACGACGACCGCATCCTGCGCCTGTTCCATGCGGTGATCGGCGCGACGCTGCGCACCAACGCCTTTGCGCCCGCGGCGGCCGAGGCGCTGGCGTTCAAGATCGATTCGAGCCTCGTCCCCGGGCTGCCCAAGCCGCTGCCCTGGCGCGAGGTGTGGGTGTACAGCCCGCGCGTCGAGGGCACCCATCTGCGCGCCGGCCCGGTCGCGCGCGGCGGGCTGCGCTGGTCCGACCGCCGCGACGACTTCCGCACCGAAATCCTCGGGCTGATGAAAGCGCAGCGTGTCAAGAACGCCGTCATCGTGCCGACCGGCGCGAAGGGCGGCTTCTATCCCAAGGCGCTGCCCGACGCGGCGCTCGACCGCGATGCCTGGTTCGCCGAGGGGACCGAATGCTACCGCATCTTCATCCGCTCGCTGCTGTCGATCACCGACAATCTGGTGGCGGGCAAGGTGATCCACCCGGACGGTGTCGTCATCCACGACGGCGAGGACCCCTATTTCGTCGTCGCCGCGGACAAGGGCACCGCGACCTTCTCCGACGTCGCCAACGGGCTGGCGATGGAGCGCGACTTCTGGCTCGGCGATGCGTTCGCGAGCGGCGGGTCGAAGGGCTATGACCACAAGGCGATGGGGATCACCGCCAAGGGCGCGTGGGTTTCGGTCCAGCGCCACTTCGCCGAAATGGGCGTCGACGTGCAGACCGACAGCATCAGAGTCGTCGGCTGCGGCGACATGTCGGGCGACGTGTTCGGCAACGGCATGCTGCTGTCGAAGGCGATCCAGCTCGTCGCGGCGTTCGACCACCGCCATATCTTCCTCGACCCCGATCCCGATCCGGCGAAGAGCTGGAAGGAGCGCGCGCGGATGTTCCAGCTCCCCCGGTCGAGCTGGGAAGATTATGACAAGAAGCTGATCAGCCATGGCGGCGGAGTCTACCCGCGCAGCCAGAAGATCATCGATGTCTCGCCGGAAGTTGGTTATGCGCTTGGTATCGAGCCGGGTCCGATCGAACCGGGCGCTTTGATCTCGGCGATCCTCAAGGCGCCGGCCGACCTGCTCTGGTTCGGCGGCATCGGCACCTATGTGAAGGCGGCGGCGCAGAACAACGCCGAGGTCGGCGATCCCGCCAACGACGCGCTGCGCGTCGATGGCGAGGATTTGCGCGTCAAGGCGGTCGGCGAGGGCGCGAACCTGGGCGTCACCCAGGCGGCGCGCATCGCCTTTTCGGGCCGCGGCGGGCGGATCAACACCGACTTCATCGACAACAGCGCGGGCGTCGACTGCTCGGATAACGAGGTCAATATCAAGATCGCGCTGAATCGCGAGATGGCCGAAGGACGATTGGCGCAGGACGACCGCGACGCGTTGCTGGTGCGGATGACCGACAATGTCTCGGCGCTGGTGCTTGAGGACAACCGCTTGCAGGCGCTGGCGCTGTCGATCGCCGAAAAGGGCGGGTCGGCGGCGGTGCCGTCGCTGGTGCGGATCATGGAGACGTTCGAGGCATCGGGCCGGCTCGACCGCAAGGTCGAGGGGCTGGCGGCGAACGACGAGCTGCTGCGCCGCGCCGCCGAAGGGCGCGGGCTGACGCGGCCCGAACTCGCGGTGCTGCTGTCGACGTCGAAGCTGGCGCTGCAGGACGCGATCGAGAACAGCGACCTGCCCGACGATCCGGCGCTCGGCAGCGATTTGGCGGCGGCCTTCCCCGAGGAAATGCAGCGCGATTTCGCCGGTGCGATCGCCGATCACCAGCTGCGCCGCGAGATCATCGCGACCAAGCTGGCGAACCGCATCATCAACCGCATGGGCGTCGTCCATCCGCTCGAACTGGTCGAGGAGGAAGGCTGCTCGCTCGGCGACGTCGCCGCCGCCTTCGTCGCGGTCGAGCGCCTGCTCGACATGCACGACCTGTGGGCTTCGCTCGACAGCGCGAAGATCGACGAGGCGATCCGCCTGTCGCTGTTCACCCAGGCCGCCTCGGCGATGGCGTCGCAAATGGCCGATCTGCTGCGCGTGTCGGCGAACAACGCGCAGCCGGGGCCGACGGTCGCGCGGCTCGAACCCGGGGTCGACCGCCTGATGGCGCGCGTCGACGGGCTGCTCAGCCCGTCGGTCCGGCGCCAATGGGACATGCTGAGCCAGCAATTGCTCGATGCTGGGGCGCCCGAGGCGCTGGCCTCGTCGGTGGTGCGATTGTTCAAGACCGACGGCGCGATCGGCATCGTCGACCTCGCCGCGCGGCGCGGCGACGACGAGGTCGCGGTGACCCACGCCTTCACCCATTTGGGCGAGGCGCTGGGGCTCGACTGGGCACAGACGCTGGCGGCGCATATGAGCCCCGCCGATCCGTGGGAGCGGTTGCTGGTCAACAGCCTCGCGCGCGATTTCCAGCAGATGCGGCTGAGCTTCCTCGCGGGACTGCCCGCGGGTGATCTCGATGCCGCGGTCACCGGCTGGCTGGCCGAGCAGGCGCCGCGCGTCGCGCAGTTCCGTGCCACGGTCGACCGCGCGCGGACGATCCCGAACCCCAATGGCGCGATGCTGTCGCATATCGCCGGGCAGGCGCGCGGGCTGCTGGGGCGGTAA
- a CDS encoding ribbon-helix-helix domain-containing protein: protein MARPYHPPVKRSVTIAGHPTSISLEPVFWDALEAEAARQALPINALVARIDVERMEADDPPNLTSAIRQWLWREGPSN from the coding sequence ATGGCGCGCCCCTATCACCCCCCGGTCAAACGCTCGGTGACGATCGCCGGCCACCCGACCTCGATCAGCCTCGAACCCGTCTTCTGGGACGCGCTCGAAGCCGAAGCCGCGCGCCAGGCGCTCCCGATCAACGCCCTCGTCGCGCGCATCGACGTCGAACGGATGGAGGCGGACGACCCGCCGAACCTGACCTCGGCGATCCGGCAGTGGTTGTGGCGAGAGGGACCCAGCAATTGA
- a CDS encoding glutamine amidotransferase, translating into MTKTGLIIRHVPHEGIAGFREPIEAAGYALDRIDVGDPGFGRLDLNEPDLLIMMGGPMGVYEQAEHPWIACQLRRLARRLEAGRPTLGVCFGAQMIAAAMGAPVYPGPAKEVGFDALTILDAASPLGQLAEVPVLHWHGDTFDLPEDVELLASSAAYPHQAFRRGPNILALQFHAEMGLDPRFEHWVEQWPEALAEVGSSAESMRTEHARCGPGAVAAGRRMVAQWLSELAG; encoded by the coding sequence ATGACCAAGACCGGCCTCATCATCCGCCATGTCCCGCACGAAGGAATCGCGGGGTTTCGCGAGCCGATCGAGGCGGCGGGCTATGCGCTCGACCGGATCGACGTCGGCGATCCAGGTTTCGGACGGCTCGACCTCAACGAACCCGACCTGCTGATCATGATGGGCGGGCCGATGGGGGTCTATGAGCAGGCCGAGCATCCATGGATCGCGTGCCAGCTGCGGCGGCTCGCGCGGCGGCTGGAGGCGGGGCGGCCGACGCTGGGGGTCTGTTTCGGGGCGCAGATGATCGCGGCGGCGATGGGTGCGCCGGTCTATCCGGGGCCGGCGAAGGAGGTGGGCTTCGATGCGCTGACCATTCTCGACGCGGCATCCCCGCTCGGCCAGCTCGCCGAGGTGCCGGTGTTGCACTGGCACGGCGACACCTTCGACCTGCCCGAGGATGTCGAATTGCTGGCGTCGAGCGCGGCCTATCCGCACCAGGCGTTCCGGCGCGGACCGAACATATTGGCGCTGCAGTTCCACGCCGAAATGGGGCTCGACCCGCGCTTCGAACATTGGGTCGAGCAATGGCCCGAGGCGCTGGCCGAGGTCGGCAGTTCGGCGGAGTCGATGCGGACCGAGCATGCGCGCTGCGGGCCGGGGGCGGTGGCGGCGGGGCGGCGGATGGTGGCGCAGTGGCTGAGCGAACTGGCGGGGTAG
- a CDS encoding alpha/beta fold hydrolase produces MTTITTKDGTHIFYKDWGPRDGQPIIFSHGWPLSADAWDAQMVFFAGQGFRTIAHDRRSHGRSDQVWENNNMDQYADDLGELIEQLDLHDVILVGHSTGGGEVTRYIGRHGTDRVAKVALIGAVPPLMLKTEANPGGLPLDVFDGIRKGTFDNRPQFFKDLTLPFYGYNREGAVVSEAVRDDFVRQGLNGGLKGLLDSIRAFSESDFHEDLKRFDKPTLVLHGDDDQIVPIGAAALSTVQVVKQAVLKVYEGADHGLTLTHQDRFNADLLDFINS; encoded by the coding sequence ATGACCACGATCACCACAAAGGACGGCACCCACATCTTCTACAAAGACTGGGGTCCGCGCGATGGGCAGCCGATCATCTTCTCGCACGGCTGGCCGCTGAGTGCCGACGCCTGGGACGCGCAGATGGTGTTTTTTGCGGGCCAGGGCTTTCGCACCATCGCCCACGACCGCCGCAGCCATGGCCGCTCGGACCAGGTCTGGGAGAACAATAATATGGACCAATATGCCGACGACCTCGGCGAGCTGATCGAACAGCTGGACCTCCACGACGTGATCCTCGTCGGCCACTCGACCGGCGGCGGCGAAGTCACCCGCTATATCGGCCGCCATGGCACCGACCGGGTCGCCAAGGTCGCGCTGATCGGCGCCGTCCCGCCGCTGATGCTCAAGACCGAAGCCAATCCGGGCGGGCTGCCGCTCGACGTGTTCGACGGCATCCGCAAGGGCACTTTCGACAACCGCCCGCAATTCTTCAAGGACCTGACACTCCCCTTCTACGGCTATAACCGCGAAGGCGCCGTGGTCAGCGAAGCGGTGCGCGACGATTTCGTGCGGCAGGGCCTGAACGGCGGTCTGAAAGGCCTGCTCGACAGTATCCGCGCCTTTTCGGAAAGCGACTTCCACGAAGATCTGAAGCGCTTCGACAAGCCGACGCTCGTCCTCCACGGCGACGACGACCAGATCGTGCCGATCGGCGCCGCGGCGCTGTCGACCGTCCAGGTCGTCAAACAGGCGGTGCTCAAGGTCTATGAAGGCGCCGACCACGGCCTGACGCTCACCCATCAGGACCGGTTCAACGCCGACCTGCTCGATTTCATCAACAGCTGA
- a CDS encoding RimK family alpha-L-glutamate ligase, with protein sequence MPYQPRVAILVPAPDYYEKWQPAFARKAAALAGAGLAVEQRVWGDPGDLSGFDLILPLFAWGYQRDVAGWYKLLDRLEAEGLPVVNPVAVLRWNSDKAYLSELAAKGVAVVPTVEVAALDEAALADARLALGAGEVVVKPAISGGADGTHRIAAGAGVPADALGQRRLVQPLMPGILSDGEFSLFFFDGRFSHAIVKRPAAGDFRVQEQFGGRETAWEASDEAQALAAAALAAAPAPPVYARVDMVGDAAGVLHIMELELIEPSLFLHFAEDKGAAFGRAVAGATLI encoded by the coding sequence ATGCCCTACCAGCCCCGCGTCGCGATCCTCGTGCCTGCGCCCGACTATTATGAGAAATGGCAGCCGGCCTTCGCGCGCAAGGCGGCGGCGCTGGCGGGCGCGGGACTCGCGGTCGAGCAGCGGGTGTGGGGCGATCCGGGCGATTTGTCGGGCTTCGACCTGATCCTGCCGCTCTTCGCCTGGGGCTATCAGCGCGATGTGGCGGGCTGGTACAAGCTGCTCGACCGGCTGGAGGCCGAGGGCCTGCCGGTGGTCAATCCGGTCGCGGTGCTGCGCTGGAACAGCGACAAGGCGTATCTGTCCGAACTCGCCGCCAAGGGCGTCGCGGTGGTGCCGACCGTCGAGGTCGCGGCGCTCGATGAAGCGGCGCTGGCGGATGCACGCTTGGCGCTGGGCGCCGGTGAGGTGGTGGTGAAACCCGCGATCTCGGGCGGCGCCGACGGGACGCACCGGATCGCGGCGGGAGCGGGGGTGCCCGCCGATGCGCTGGGGCAAAGGCGGCTGGTGCAGCCGTTGATGCCGGGGATACTGAGCGATGGCGAGTTTTCGCTGTTTTTCTTCGATGGCCGGTTCAGCCATGCGATCGTCAAGCGCCCGGCGGCGGGCGATTTTCGCGTGCAGGAGCAGTTCGGCGGGCGCGAGACGGCGTGGGAGGCGAGCGACGAAGCACAGGCGCTAGCCGCCGCGGCGCTCGCTGCGGCCCCCGCACCGCCAGTCTATGCGCGCGTCGATATGGTCGGCGACGCGGCGGGGGTGCTGCACATCATGGAACTGGAGCTGATCGAGCCGTCGCTGTTCCTGCACTTCGCGGAGGACAAGGGCGCCGCGTTCGGGCGCGCGGTGGCGGGAGCCACACTTATCTAA